A region from the Actinoplanes sp. OR16 genome encodes:
- a CDS encoding NAD(P)-dependent oxidoreductase, producing MPRIAVTGGSGKLGRAVVRELVQHGYEVHNLDLAAPAEQLCPYTRVDLTDFGQVVGALTAVDDRYSGIDAVVHLAAIPAPGLRPDAATFTNNVTSSYHVFAAARTAGIRRIVWASSETLLGLPFDTPPPYLPVDEEYAARPETSYSLSKHLDEQMAAQFCRWDPEFTAVGLRFSNVMEPHDYAAFPGFDADPRQRIWNLWGYIDARDGAQAVRLALGYDRPGCEIFVIANADTVMSRRTADLAAEYFPDVPVTRELGEHETLLSIEKARRLLGYEPAFSWRSALQ from the coding sequence GTGCCCCGCATCGCAGTGACCGGCGGCAGCGGCAAACTCGGCCGTGCCGTCGTGAGAGAGCTCGTGCAGCACGGGTACGAGGTGCACAACCTCGACCTGGCGGCGCCCGCCGAGCAGCTCTGCCCCTACACCCGAGTCGACTTGACCGATTTCGGTCAGGTGGTCGGCGCGCTGACCGCTGTCGACGACCGGTACAGCGGCATCGACGCCGTCGTGCACCTGGCCGCGATCCCCGCACCCGGGCTGCGGCCCGACGCGGCGACGTTCACCAACAACGTGACGTCCAGCTACCACGTGTTCGCCGCGGCGCGGACGGCCGGCATCCGGCGGATCGTGTGGGCGTCCAGCGAGACACTGCTCGGCCTGCCCTTCGACACGCCGCCGCCGTACCTGCCGGTCGACGAGGAGTACGCGGCACGGCCGGAGACGTCGTACTCGCTCTCGAAGCACCTGGATGAACAGATGGCCGCCCAGTTCTGCCGCTGGGACCCGGAGTTCACGGCGGTCGGGCTGCGGTTCTCCAACGTCATGGAGCCGCACGACTACGCCGCCTTCCCCGGCTTCGACGCCGACCCGCGGCAGCGCATCTGGAACCTGTGGGGCTACATCGACGCCCGCGACGGCGCGCAGGCCGTGCGGCTCGCCCTCGGCTACGACCGGCCCGGCTGCGAGATCTTCGTGATCGCCAACGCGGACACGGTGATGAGCCGCCGCACCGCCGACCTGGCCGCCGAGTACTTCCCGGACGTCCCGGTCACCCGGGAACTGGGCGAGCACGAGACGCTGCTCTCCATCGAGAAGGCGCGGCGGCTGCTCGGCTACGAGCCCGCCTTTTCCTGGCGGTCGGCCCTTCAGTAG
- a CDS encoding trans-aconitate 2-methyltransferase — translation MRRRLWDVYAWCYDVIAGLTPYREMVLRMIDAVPEEPGRVLDAGCGTGNLTRAVRERRPGEVVAADLSPVMLERSRRKNPGVTHVRADLDGDLRELSGAFDVILCGNVLYAVADPERTVALLKSRLAPGGRLIVTTPRAGAGVTAILRDHVRDRGLLSLVPVILPLLAVGVINARLLNAASHHFLTRDELAVMLGTARISATYSDQAWLAIHDAA, via the coding sequence ATGAGGCGTCGGCTGTGGGACGTGTACGCCTGGTGTTACGACGTCATCGCGGGGCTCACGCCGTACCGGGAAATGGTCCTGAGAATGATCGACGCGGTGCCGGAGGAGCCGGGGCGGGTGCTCGACGCCGGCTGCGGAACCGGCAACCTGACGCGAGCCGTGCGGGAGCGGCGGCCGGGCGAGGTCGTCGCGGCGGATCTGTCACCGGTGATGTTGGAGCGTTCCCGCCGCAAGAATCCCGGGGTGACGCACGTACGCGCCGACCTGGACGGCGACCTGCGCGAGCTGAGCGGCGCGTTCGACGTGATCCTGTGCGGCAACGTGCTCTACGCCGTCGCTGATCCGGAACGGACAGTGGCACTGCTGAAGAGCCGCCTGGCGCCGGGCGGCCGCCTGATCGTGACGACGCCCCGGGCCGGCGCCGGCGTGACCGCGATCCTGCGCGACCACGTGCGCGACCGCGGCCTGCTCTCGCTGGTGCCGGTCATCCTGCCGCTGCTGGCCGTCGGTGTGATCAACGCGAGGCTGCTGAACGCCGCGTCGCACCACTTCCTCACCCGTGACGAGCTGGCGGTGATGCTGGGCACCGCGCGGATCAGCGCCACCTACAGCGACCAGGCCTGGCTGGCGATCCACGACGCCGCGTAG
- a CDS encoding Ig-like domain-containing protein, with amino-acid sequence MRIRALAAVTLLAVAGFAAPASAATTLIASVDFRPAGTAAPTGWTADTGAAWTAARGFGWVRQDTATLAAPTPLELAANTRNRNRTGVDPLDNTVIHLQYGDVGGTNGVATAGAWQYAVAPGTYTVTATVGDQPSYDSTHVIRVEGATAVDHFTSTAAAEYRTGSVTVPVTDGMLTVDAVGGINTKLTRLTIGRVVDDTVAPPAPAGPTAAAGDHQVALSWSASTAADLLGYRVYRDGTLISGPGVVTAPAFTDIGVANGTARSWAISAVDTSGNESARSAATAATPVAFTAKVAFSDQASTPPAGYVKDYGQAYGSQGFGWIDLEDRGPLDLVGNGRNRGAGTASDVRLTRLMHSQAAGKPQGAWEIAVPNGLYTVTAAVGDSGTATDSVHYLNVEDQNAVAAFRPTATAKHVTAVRTVEVTDGRLTLSPKAGTNTKFHYADVASVPAPGAIPAVRTVSPANLSTGVETTTSIVADLTLPNGAVDPDSLDGAAVTLTRVADGAAVPINAITSGGGDVVNASPLAPLAAGTLYRLDVTSGVTDVRGVAFAPYSMVFTTGAASGGGPAFTKVTSGSVAADYTSVTMGPDGRLYAATLNGRIYRYPVAADGTLGTPAVIDTVQARTIIGLAFDPASTAADPVLWITSNHPFTGTYDVPDFSSVLARLSGPDLGVYTPVLTGLPRSVKDHETNSIAFGPDGALYISQGANNAMGAPDASWRDRPERLLTAAVLRLDRGRLPAALPLDVKTEDGGTYDPYAPGAPLTLYGTGVRNAYDLVWHRNGHLYVPTNGSAAGGNTPDVPSPLPASCSRRGGYTGPVVAGLRANPQAETDYVFDVKPGRYYGHPNPSRCEWILAGANPSPGVDPFQVNAYPVGTQPDPNLDLPGIHDAGLHASANGAVEYRGGALDGKLLVVRYSDGQDIQMFDVAADGALSNPRSVVAGFNQPLDVTQSRTTGDLYVTELGARRITLLKPQLTQ; translated from the coding sequence ATGAGAATCAGGGCTCTGGCCGCCGTCACCCTTCTCGCCGTCGCCGGATTCGCCGCACCGGCGAGCGCGGCCACCACCCTGATCGCCAGTGTCGACTTCCGGCCGGCCGGCACGGCCGCGCCGACCGGCTGGACCGCTGACACCGGCGCGGCCTGGACTGCCGCCCGTGGTTTCGGGTGGGTACGCCAGGACACCGCCACACTGGCCGCCCCGACGCCGCTGGAGCTGGCCGCGAACACCCGCAACCGCAACCGGACCGGCGTCGACCCGCTCGACAACACGGTGATCCACCTGCAGTACGGCGACGTCGGCGGCACGAACGGCGTCGCCACCGCCGGAGCCTGGCAGTACGCGGTGGCCCCGGGCACCTACACGGTCACGGCGACGGTCGGCGACCAGCCGTCGTACGACAGCACGCACGTGATCAGGGTGGAGGGCGCCACCGCCGTCGACCACTTCACGTCGACGGCCGCGGCCGAGTACCGGACCGGGTCGGTGACGGTCCCGGTCACCGACGGGATGCTGACCGTCGACGCGGTCGGCGGCATCAACACGAAGCTGACCCGCCTCACGATCGGCCGGGTCGTCGACGACACCGTGGCCCCGCCCGCGCCGGCCGGTCCCACCGCGGCTGCCGGCGACCACCAGGTGGCCCTGAGCTGGAGCGCGAGCACCGCTGCGGACCTGCTCGGCTACCGGGTGTACCGGGACGGGACGCTGATCTCCGGTCCGGGTGTGGTGACCGCGCCGGCCTTCACCGACATCGGCGTCGCCAACGGGACCGCACGGAGCTGGGCGATCAGCGCCGTGGACACCTCGGGCAACGAGTCGGCGCGGTCGGCCGCCACCGCCGCCACGCCGGTGGCGTTCACGGCGAAGGTCGCGTTCTCCGACCAGGCGAGCACACCGCCGGCCGGGTACGTCAAGGACTACGGCCAGGCCTACGGCAGCCAGGGCTTCGGCTGGATCGACCTGGAGGATCGCGGTCCACTGGATCTGGTCGGCAATGGGCGGAACCGCGGTGCGGGCACGGCTTCCGACGTACGACTGACCCGCCTGATGCACAGCCAAGCCGCCGGCAAGCCGCAAGGCGCCTGGGAGATCGCCGTGCCGAACGGGCTGTACACCGTGACCGCCGCGGTCGGTGACTCGGGGACCGCGACCGACAGCGTGCACTACCTGAACGTCGAGGACCAGAACGCGGTGGCGGCGTTCCGGCCCACCGCCACGGCGAAGCACGTCACCGCCGTCCGGACGGTCGAGGTCACCGACGGCCGGCTCACGCTCAGCCCGAAGGCCGGGACGAACACGAAGTTCCACTACGCCGACGTGGCGAGCGTGCCCGCGCCCGGGGCGATCCCGGCGGTCCGCACGGTCAGCCCGGCGAACCTGTCGACCGGTGTCGAGACGACCACCAGCATCGTCGCCGACCTGACGCTGCCGAACGGCGCCGTCGACCCGGACTCCCTGGACGGCGCGGCGGTCACCCTGACCCGGGTCGCCGACGGCGCGGCCGTGCCGATCAACGCCATCACCAGCGGCGGCGGCGACGTGGTGAACGCCTCGCCGCTGGCGCCGCTCGCTGCCGGGACGCTCTACCGGCTGGACGTCACCTCCGGGGTGACCGACGTGCGGGGTGTCGCGTTCGCGCCGTACTCGATGGTGTTCACGACCGGCGCGGCCTCGGGCGGCGGGCCGGCGTTCACGAAGGTCACCTCGGGGTCGGTGGCCGCCGACTACACCAGTGTCACGATGGGGCCGGACGGCAGGCTCTACGCGGCGACGCTGAACGGCCGGATCTACCGCTATCCGGTCGCCGCGGACGGCACGCTGGGAACTCCCGCGGTCATCGACACGGTGCAGGCTCGTACGATCATCGGCCTTGCCTTCGACCCCGCCTCGACGGCGGCGGACCCGGTCCTCTGGATCACCTCGAACCACCCGTTCACCGGCACCTACGACGTACCGGACTTCTCCAGTGTCCTGGCCAGGCTCTCCGGACCGGATCTCGGCGTCTACACGCCGGTGCTGACCGGGCTGCCGCGCTCGGTGAAGGACCATGAGACGAACTCGATCGCGTTCGGGCCCGATGGCGCGCTCTACATCAGCCAGGGCGCGAACAACGCGATGGGCGCGCCGGACGCCTCCTGGCGTGATCGTCCGGAGCGGTTGCTGACAGCGGCGGTGCTGCGTCTGGACCGTGGAAGGTTGCCGGCCGCGTTGCCGCTGGACGTGAAGACCGAGGACGGCGGAACCTACGACCCCTACGCCCCCGGCGCGCCGCTGACCCTCTACGGCACCGGGGTCCGCAACGCCTACGACCTGGTCTGGCACCGCAACGGTCATCTGTACGTCCCGACGAACGGCTCGGCGGCCGGCGGCAACACCCCCGACGTGCCGAGCCCGCTGCCGGCGTCCTGCTCACGGCGCGGCGGCTACACCGGGCCGGTCGTGGCCGGGCTGCGGGCCAACCCGCAGGCCGAGACCGACTACGTGTTCGACGTGAAGCCGGGCCGGTACTACGGGCACCCGAACCCGTCCCGCTGCGAGTGGATCCTGGCCGGGGCCAATCCTTCGCCGGGCGTCGATCCGTTCCAGGTCAACGCGTATCCGGTCGGCACGCAGCCGGACCCCAACCTGGACCTTCCCGGTATTCACGACGCCGGATTGCACGCCTCGGCGAACGGCGCCGTCGAATACCGGGGCGGCGCGCTCGACGGCAAGCTCCTCGTCGTCCGCTACTCCGACGGGCAGGACATCCAGATGTTCGACGTCGCGGCCGATGGGGCGCTGTCGAACCCCAGGAGCGTCGTGGCCGGATTCAACCAGCCGCTCGACGTCACGCAGAGCCGCACCACCGGCGATCTCTACGTCACCGAGCTGGGCGCCCGGCGGATCACGCTGCTGAAGCCGCAACTGACACAATGA
- a CDS encoding 1-acyl-sn-glycerol-3-phosphate acyltransferase codes for MLRIFSVLYWAFIVVTCPIFFAGALVVFVLSLPFDRRRVALHLYSSAWASFYVYINPLWRLRVRGRSALPWHGAAVLVANHASLIDILVLFALFRPFKWVSKQEIFRVPVIGWNMRLNDYVPLVRGSGASVREMMAHCDRLLSAGSPVMIFPEGTRTSDGSLRAFKDGAFDLAVRHDVPLIPIAVHGTRRALPRNGVILRDRINVRVEVLAPLHPSSYPDKESLRDAARNAIAEALS; via the coding sequence GTGCTCCGGATCTTCTCGGTCCTCTACTGGGCGTTCATCGTCGTCACGTGCCCGATCTTCTTCGCCGGCGCGCTCGTCGTCTTCGTGCTGTCCCTGCCCTTCGACCGCCGGCGGGTGGCCCTGCACCTGTACTCCTCGGCGTGGGCGTCCTTCTACGTCTACATCAACCCGCTCTGGCGTCTCCGCGTCCGCGGCCGTTCCGCACTGCCCTGGCACGGCGCCGCCGTCCTGGTCGCCAACCACGCCTCGCTGATCGACATCCTGGTGCTGTTCGCCCTCTTCCGCCCGTTCAAATGGGTCTCCAAGCAGGAGATCTTCCGGGTCCCGGTGATCGGCTGGAACATGCGCCTCAACGACTACGTCCCGCTCGTCAGGGGCAGCGGCGCCTCGGTCCGCGAGATGATGGCCCACTGCGACCGCCTGCTGTCCGCCGGCTCACCCGTCATGATCTTCCCGGAGGGCACCCGCACGTCGGACGGCTCACTGCGCGCCTTCAAGGACGGCGCCTTCGACCTGGCCGTGCGCCACGACGTCCCGCTCATCCCCATCGCCGTCCACGGCACCCGCCGAGCCCTGCCCCGCAACGGTGTCATCCTCCGCGACCGCATCAACGTCCGCGTCGAGGTCCTCGCACCTCTGCACCCCTCCTCCTACCCGGACAAGGAATCCCTCCGCGACGCCGCCCGAAACGCCATAGCCGAAGCCCTTTCATGA
- a CDS encoding antitoxin: MSFLDKAKDFADDHDKQVDEGLEKAGDQADQRTGQKYSDHIDKGVDAAQQRTGDGDTQQR, encoded by the coding sequence ATGAGTTTCCTGGACAAGGCGAAGGATTTCGCGGACGACCACGACAAGCAGGTTGACGAGGGTCTCGAGAAGGCCGGTGACCAGGCTGATCAGCGGACCGGGCAGAAGTATTCGGATCACATCGACAAGGGTGTGGACGCGGCGCAGCAGCGCACCGGGGACGGCGACACCCAGCAGCGATGA
- a CDS encoding SDR family NAD(P)-dependent oxidoreductase, whose translation MKPVAIVTGGAAGVGHEIAAALSRTGHRVLVADTAPAPGDAIRADVRDPADCERIVAAARSFGGPHVLVNNAGGWTPGPQYPDAAPADWSATIALNLTAPMLLSQLVLEPMRDLGGGAIVNISSSGGVGSTAYGSPEYGAAKAGLIRFTTSSAALAQTHDVRMTCVVPDWIGLDRAQAEWRQRGPGTPPLIPPSTVVATVLDLIADGRAGRVVELVPTV comes from the coding sequence ATGAAGCCCGTCGCGATCGTCACCGGCGGGGCCGCGGGCGTCGGACACGAGATCGCCGCCGCCCTGTCCCGAACCGGTCACCGCGTTCTCGTGGCGGACACGGCGCCGGCGCCGGGCGACGCCATCCGCGCTGATGTGCGAGACCCCGCCGACTGCGAGCGGATCGTCGCCGCCGCCCGCTCCTTCGGCGGCCCGCACGTCCTGGTGAACAACGCCGGCGGCTGGACACCCGGCCCGCAGTACCCGGACGCCGCACCCGCCGACTGGTCCGCGACGATCGCCCTCAACCTCACCGCGCCGATGCTGCTCAGCCAGCTCGTCCTGGAGCCGATGCGCGACCTCGGTGGCGGCGCGATCGTCAACATCTCGTCCAGCGGCGGTGTCGGCTCCACTGCGTACGGCTCCCCGGAGTACGGCGCCGCCAAGGCCGGCCTGATCCGCTTCACCACGTCCTCGGCCGCGCTGGCACAGACCCACGACGTGCGGATGACCTGCGTCGTCCCGGACTGGATCGGCCTGGACCGCGCCCAGGCCGAGTGGCGGCAGCGCGGACCCGGCACTCCCCCGCTGATCCCGCCCTCGACCGTCGTAGCCACCGTCCTCGACCTGATCGCCGACGGTCGAGCCGGCCGGGTCGTCGAGCTCGTCCCCACGGTGTGA
- a CDS encoding LuxR C-terminal-related transcriptional regulator, protein MDGSLRQNDRALLARAAGNLARVPGIPLIFGGVGTTDVPVTVSIGGRTSALTSLVIRPERGLGGKALVEKRLLALPRYDSAPGITHDYDEPVLSEGIVGLAVVPLMSGSHVRGLLYAGTRDGEALTPEIVSALAAEGQAASLAISVRDFSERLRAIAGRTSDAATRQELLELVEQPRPAVADPLTPRQREVIELAGIGLRNAEIGARLGLSEQTVKTYMRALMVRLGARSRSEAVHRYRSSRG, encoded by the coding sequence ATGGACGGGTCGCTGAGGCAGAACGATCGTGCGCTGCTGGCGCGGGCGGCGGGCAATCTCGCGCGGGTGCCGGGGATTCCGCTGATCTTCGGTGGCGTCGGTACGACTGACGTGCCGGTCACGGTGAGCATCGGCGGGCGGACGTCGGCGCTGACCTCGCTGGTGATCCGGCCGGAGCGTGGGCTGGGCGGCAAGGCGCTCGTGGAGAAGCGGCTGCTGGCGCTGCCGAGGTACGACAGTGCGCCCGGGATCACCCATGACTACGACGAGCCGGTGCTCAGCGAGGGGATCGTCGGGCTGGCGGTCGTGCCGCTGATGAGCGGCAGTCACGTGCGCGGTCTGCTCTACGCCGGCACCCGTGACGGCGAGGCGCTCACCCCGGAGATCGTGTCGGCGCTGGCCGCGGAGGGGCAGGCGGCCTCACTGGCGATCTCGGTGCGCGACTTCAGCGAGCGGCTGCGCGCGATCGCCGGCCGCACCTCCGACGCGGCGACCCGGCAGGAGCTGCTGGAACTCGTCGAGCAACCCCGGCCGGCGGTCGCCGATCCGCTGACACCCCGCCAGCGTGAGGTGATCGAACTGGCGGGGATCGGGCTGCGCAACGCCGAGATCGGCGCCCGGCTGGGGCTCAGTGAGCAGACCGTGAAGACCTATATGCGGGCCCTGATGGTACGGCTCGGCGCCCGCTCCCGATCAGAAGCGGTCCACCGCTATCGATCGTCCCGTGGCTAG
- a CDS encoding adenylate kinase: MDIALILTGAPGSGKGTQATHLARRHDLTHLSTGDLFRDHITRDTELGRTARQLIDAGHYVPDELTNEMVRDHIERNAPDGRIILDGYPRTLAQVDFLDTLLDGLIVVNLVVAQAELQDRLERRGRSDDLADVVRQRLAIYATESEPVLAAYRERGLLHDVDGSGDLDEIARRIDDALATGRSIAVDRF; encoded by the coding sequence TTGGACATCGCCCTCATCCTCACCGGCGCACCCGGTTCCGGCAAAGGCACCCAGGCCACGCACCTGGCCCGACGCCACGACCTGACACATCTGTCCACCGGAGACCTGTTCCGCGACCACATCACGCGGGACACCGAACTCGGCCGGACGGCACGGCAACTCATCGACGCCGGACATTACGTGCCCGATGAGCTGACGAACGAGATGGTTCGCGACCACATCGAGCGCAATGCCCCGGACGGGCGCATCATCCTCGACGGCTATCCGCGTACTCTCGCCCAGGTCGACTTCCTGGACACCCTGCTCGACGGGCTGATCGTGGTGAATCTGGTGGTCGCGCAGGCCGAACTGCAGGACCGCCTGGAGCGCCGGGGCCGCAGCGACGACCTCGCCGACGTGGTCCGCCAGCGGCTGGCGATCTACGCGACGGAGAGCGAGCCGGTCCTCGCGGCGTACCGGGAGCGCGGCCTGCTGCACGACGTGGACGGTTCCGGGGACCTCGACGAGATCGCCCGGCGGATCGACGACGCGCTAGCCACGGGACGATCGATAGCGGTGGACCGCTTCTGA
- a CDS encoding type B 50S ribosomal protein L31 — protein sequence MRNGIHPDYQPVVYRDRNADYAFLTRSTATSDKTVEWTDGATYPVVDVQISSASHPFWTGRSRVLDTAGRIEKFRAKYAKFTG from the coding sequence ATGCGAAACGGAATCCACCCCGATTACCAGCCCGTCGTGTACCGCGACCGGAACGCCGACTACGCGTTCCTGACCCGCTCGACGGCCACCAGTGACAAGACTGTCGAGTGGACGGACGGCGCCACGTACCCGGTCGTCGACGTGCAGATCTCGAGCGCGAGCCACCCGTTCTGGACCGGTCGCAGCCGGGTGCTGGACACCGCGGGCCGCATCGAGAAGTTCCGGGCGAAGTACGCGAAGTTCACCGGGTAA
- a CDS encoding cytochrome P450, with the protein MTVTDILSPECMADPVPVWEALRETRPLAFHEGMNAYVISRYEDVERAFKDPAFTSDNYSWQLEPVHGRTILQMDGREHAIHRRLVTPAFRGSELTARFVPVMRRNSRELLDDFRDDGEVDLVDAFTTRYPINVIVDMLGLPKSDHALFHRWYTSIMAFLANLTQDPEVTERGLLTKDELQAYLLPRIAARVADPRDDLLSVLGTAEIDGERMSALEIKAFVSLLLVAGGETTDKALANLMLNLVRDPEQMALVRADRSLIAHALAETLRHSPPVQMIMRQPAEDVRLSGGTVPAGATVVCLIAAANRDPRRYADPDRFDVTRPDLDFAKAFTAAADHTGFALGRHFCVGAMLAKAEVEVAVNALLDAMDDIELAEPPVPQGVFTRAPGSLRLRFRPTLSG; encoded by the coding sequence ATGACCGTCACCGACATCCTGTCCCCGGAGTGCATGGCCGACCCCGTCCCGGTGTGGGAGGCGCTGCGGGAGACCCGGCCGCTCGCCTTCCACGAGGGCATGAACGCGTACGTGATCAGCCGCTACGAGGACGTCGAGCGCGCGTTCAAGGACCCGGCGTTCACCAGCGACAACTACAGCTGGCAGCTGGAGCCCGTGCACGGGCGCACGATCCTGCAGATGGACGGCCGGGAGCACGCGATCCACCGGCGGCTGGTGACCCCGGCGTTCCGGGGCAGCGAACTGACCGCCCGGTTCGTCCCGGTGATGCGGCGCAACAGCCGGGAGCTGCTCGACGACTTCCGCGACGACGGCGAGGTGGACCTCGTCGACGCGTTCACCACCCGCTATCCGATCAACGTGATCGTCGACATGCTCGGGCTGCCGAAGTCCGACCACGCGCTCTTCCACCGCTGGTACACCTCGATCATGGCGTTCCTGGCGAACCTGACGCAGGACCCGGAGGTGACCGAGCGGGGGCTGCTGACCAAGGATGAGCTGCAGGCGTACCTCCTTCCGCGCATCGCCGCACGCGTCGCCGACCCCCGCGACGACCTGCTGTCGGTGCTCGGCACCGCGGAGATCGACGGCGAGCGGATGTCCGCGCTGGAGATCAAGGCGTTCGTCAGCCTGCTGCTCGTGGCGGGCGGCGAGACCACCGACAAGGCGCTCGCCAACCTGATGCTCAACCTGGTCCGCGATCCGGAGCAGATGGCCCTGGTGCGCGCGGACCGGTCGCTGATCGCGCACGCCCTGGCCGAGACGCTGCGGCACTCGCCGCCCGTACAGATGATCATGCGGCAGCCGGCCGAGGACGTGCGGCTCTCCGGCGGGACGGTCCCGGCGGGCGCCACGGTGGTCTGCCTGATCGCGGCCGCGAACCGGGATCCCCGCCGGTACGCCGACCCGGACCGCTTCGACGTCACCCGCCCCGACCTCGACTTCGCCAAGGCGTTCACCGCCGCGGCCGACCACACCGGTTTCGCCCTGGGCCGTCACTTCTGCGTCGGCGCGATGCTGGCGAAGGCCGAGGTGGAGGTGGCGGTGAACGCGTTGCTCGACGCGATGGACGACATCGAACTGGCCGAGCCACCGGTGCCGCAGGGCGTGTTCACCCGGGCGCCGGGGTCGCTGCGGCTGCGGTTCCGCCCTACGCTCTCCGGGTGA
- a CDS encoding ABC transporter permease subunit: protein MRDVIAAEWIKMRSLRSTRWTLAGTTSAVVGSAVADAYTSPPENGFQLSDAFPVAGFLVLIVAATAFGSAAMLGEYGSGLIRATSVAVPARAEVVLAKAAVIAAVWTVAGTVMAASSFTVTGLILGDVTLSRPGTGAALLAAILIGPVCALTGLALAVLVRHAGAVYVAGILLLVLAPQMVGTRQEPSRMINHAMLLPAWQRLTQAYGSPEAVGDIYATATTAWLVYALWPLILLAAAVSVHRRRDV from the coding sequence ATGCGCGACGTGATCGCGGCCGAATGGATCAAGATGCGCTCGTTGCGCTCCACCCGGTGGACTCTGGCAGGGACCACTTCGGCAGTGGTCGGCTCGGCGGTGGCCGACGCTTACACGAGCCCGCCGGAGAACGGGTTCCAGCTCAGCGACGCCTTCCCGGTGGCCGGCTTCCTGGTGCTGATCGTGGCGGCGACGGCCTTCGGTTCCGCGGCGATGCTCGGCGAGTACGGCAGCGGCCTCATCCGGGCCACCTCGGTCGCCGTGCCGGCCCGCGCCGAAGTCGTTCTGGCCAAGGCAGCCGTGATCGCCGCCGTCTGGACGGTCGCCGGCACGGTCATGGCCGCGAGCTCGTTCACCGTCACCGGGCTCATCCTCGGCGATGTGACGCTCAGCCGTCCCGGAACGGGCGCCGCCCTGCTCGCGGCGATCCTGATCGGACCGGTGTGCGCTCTGACCGGCCTCGCTCTCGCCGTGCTCGTACGCCATGCCGGCGCCGTGTACGTCGCCGGGATCCTCCTGCTGGTCCTGGCGCCGCAGATGGTCGGCACCCGTCAGGAACCATCGCGGATGATCAACCATGCGATGCTGCTCCCGGCGTGGCAGCGACTGACTCAGGCGTACGGGTCGCCGGAGGCGGTCGGCGACATCTACGCGACCGCCACCACGGCCTGGCTCGTGTACGCGCTGTGGCCGCTGATCCTCCTCGCAGCCGCCGTGTCCGTGCATCGGCGTCGCGACGTGTGA